The following are encoded in a window of Pangasianodon hypophthalmus isolate fPanHyp1 chromosome 14, fPanHyp1.pri, whole genome shotgun sequence genomic DNA:
- the proser3 gene encoding proline and serine-rich protein 3 isoform X1 produces the protein MKSSEAVFTKKNPFPPEPHRTKSHYSPSRAKKIPKQQKKLALSPVRFTQSASPPESPPHTASLSPEDQRFLEGSHRVLLCPPPSVKGQQNFSESWPSTDQSSSPGSTDVQHPQHTRTSRMQEPSVLAKYIERFRYGRPQSRGERQKLAADGADDQPFWWMSSNPSQPSSSTPTQTSKECFRGSFECRNDDTGSVQDLLRHQADTSLSPSRGLLDLSALALSDSSHCEQGEPEVLQLQERARRLLQRSEHSLSSGSSGVPISSEGLGCSDFSSPLSVDEPIRKPTVPSLIDTANLITPRGSLPSVTAPGPVGSRPRPEDDILFQWRLRRKMEQARQWSHTSSHSSALHQPLLSRLAMQIQPRLSFTSTPVEATGSVSTPASCPVPEPMPSSSTQVHPASRIHTKVESITQSHLVSVPPCEREKGTKQPQTAHSFPQPCLRGQVCSSESSGELCSEKQYSSSPSPSPQPAEISEGDGSQGRGGMQSSGRLDGERGKENKSVPFTRKKKLDRCTSWHVGDGDVVERNRHSVKARDRHTRGQENFHSKNKENSRHRENPSSTRGVRPQDSPSPIHNTLGQVVSEVLFPGADSPVQPRTPHSSTSPIYTAPAPPHSPAPPPQHSSQPSEVIGQLMQEAQDSDGLEFEDDPLLLVLRQQRKWVKEQLCEVDMMLDKFHED, from the exons ATGAAATCAAG TGAGGCTGTTTTCACCAAAAAGAATCCCTTTCCACCTGAACCCCACCGAACTAAAAGCCATTACAGTCCATCTAGAGCAAAGAAGATCCCCAAACAACAGAAAAAGCTG GCACTGAGCCCTGTCCGGTTTACACAGTCAGCCAGTCCTCCAGAGTCTCCTCCTCACACTGCGTCTCTCAGCCCAGAGGACCAGCGCTTCCTTGAAGGCTCTCACAGGGTCCTTCTCTGTCCTCCTCCATCTGTAAAGGGTCAGCAGAACTTCTCAGAATCCTGGCCCTCTACCGATCAGAGTTCTTCTCCTGGCAGCACTGATGTTCAACATCCACAACACACAAGGACCAGTCGAATGCAGGAGCCTTCCGTGCTGGCAAA ATACATTGAGCGTTTCCGTTACGGAAGGCCACAAAGTCgtggagaaagacagaagttGGCAGCTGATGGAGCAGACGATCAGCCATTTTGGTGGATGTCCTCAAATCCTTCACAGCCATCCAGCTCAACTCCAACTCAAACATCTAAGGAATGCTTTAGAG GATCGTTTGAGTGTAGAAATGACGACACAGGCAGCGTGCAAGACCTGCTCAGACATCAAGCAGACACTTCGCTTTCTCCCAGCAGAGGCCTGCTTGACCTGAGTGCACTT GCCTTATCTGATTCCTCACACTGTGAGCAAGGAGAGCCAGAAGTCCTTCAGCTTCAGGAGAGAGCCAGAAGACTTCTGCAGAGGAG TGAGCACTCACTGAGCAGTGGCTCCAGCGGTGTACCCATCAGCTCTGAAGGCCTGGGCTGCTCTgatttctcctctcctcttagTGTTGATGAGCCGATCCGAAAGCCCACAGTTCCCAGCTTGATAGATACAGCCAACT TGATAACACCCAGAGGCTCACTTCCTTCTGTCACTGCTCCAGGCCCTGTGGGGTCACGGCCTCGGCCCGAGGATGACATCCTGTTTCAGTGGCGCCTGAGGAGGAAGATGGAGCAGGCCAGACAATGGAGTCACACCTCCTCCCATAGTTCAGCTCTTCATCAGCCCTTACTGAGCAGACTGGCAATGcaa ATACAGCCTAGACTCTCTTTTACGTCTACACCCGTGGAGGCGACTGGCAGCGTAAGCACCCCTGCCTCCTGTCCAGTCCCTGAGCCAATGCCATCCTCCTCCACCCAAGTCCACCCTGCATCCAGGATCCACACCAAGGTTGAGTCCATTACTCAGAGCCACTTGGTTTCAGTTCCTccctgtgagagagagaagggcaCTAAACAGCCTCAGACAGCTCATTCCTTCCCTCAGCCCTGTCTCAGAGGACAGGTCTGCTCTTCAGAGAGCTCCGGAGAGCTGTGCAGTGAGAAGCAGTATtcttcatctccatctccatctccacaaCCTGCTGAGATCTCAGAGGGAGATGGCTCTCAGGGAAGAGGGGGCATGCAGAGCAGTGGCAGACTGGACGGGGAACGGGGCAAGGAAAACAAATCAGTGCCATTTACCCGAAAGAAGAAATTAGATAGGTGCACGtcctg GCATGTGGGGGACGGAGATGTGGTTGAGAGGAATCGACACAGTGTCAAGGCCAGAGACAGGCACACTAGGGGTCAAGAAAATTTTCACTCTAAAAACAAAGAGAATTCAAGGCACAGGGAGAATCCGAGTTCAACACGAGGCGTTCGTCCACAGGATTCACCATCACCGATACACAACACTCTCGGCCAG GTGGTTTCCGAGGTGTTGTTTCCCGGTGCTGATTCGCCAGTCCAGCCTAGAACCCCACACTCCTCTACCTCTCCCATATACACCGCTCCAGCACCTCCTCATTCCCCTGCACCTCCCCCTCAACACTCATCCCAACCAAGTGAGGTCATAGGTCAGCTGATGCAGGAGGCACAAG ACTCGGATGGGCTGGAATTTGAAGACGATCCCTTGCTCTTAGTTCTTCGGCAGCAGAGAAAGTGGGTGAAAGAGCAGCTCTG TGAGGTTGACATGATGCTGGATAAATTCCATGAAGACTGA
- the proser3 gene encoding proline and serine-rich protein 3 isoform X2, giving the protein MKSSEAVFTKKNPFPPEPHRTKSHYSPSRAKKIPKQQKKLALSPVRFTQSASPPESPPHTASLSPEDQRFLEGSHRVLLCPPPSVKGQQNFSESWPSTDQSSSPGSTDVQHPQHTRTSRMQEPSVLAKYIERFRYGRPQSRGERQKLAADGADDQPFWWMSSNPSQPSSSTPTQTSKECFRGSFECRNDDTGSVQDLLRHQADTSLSPSRGLLDLSALALSDSSHCEQGEPEVLQLQERARRLLQRSEHSLSSGSSGVPISSEGLGCSDFSSPLSVDEPIRKPTVPSLIDTANLITPRGSLPSVTAPGPVGSRPRPEDDILFQWRLRRKMEQARQWSHTSSHSSALHQPLLSRLAMQIQPRLSFTSTPVEATGSVSTPASCPVPEPMPSSSTQVHPASRIHTKVESITQSHLVSVPPCEREKGTKQPQTAHSFPQPCLRGQVCSSESSGELCSEKQYSSSPSPSPQPAEISEGDGSQGRGGMQSSGRLDGERGKENKSVPFTRKKKLDRHVGDGDVVERNRHSVKARDRHTRGQENFHSKNKENSRHRENPSSTRGVRPQDSPSPIHNTLGQVVSEVLFPGADSPVQPRTPHSSTSPIYTAPAPPHSPAPPPQHSSQPSEVIGQLMQEAQDSDGLEFEDDPLLLVLRQQRKWVKEQLCEVDMMLDKFHED; this is encoded by the exons ATGAAATCAAG TGAGGCTGTTTTCACCAAAAAGAATCCCTTTCCACCTGAACCCCACCGAACTAAAAGCCATTACAGTCCATCTAGAGCAAAGAAGATCCCCAAACAACAGAAAAAGCTG GCACTGAGCCCTGTCCGGTTTACACAGTCAGCCAGTCCTCCAGAGTCTCCTCCTCACACTGCGTCTCTCAGCCCAGAGGACCAGCGCTTCCTTGAAGGCTCTCACAGGGTCCTTCTCTGTCCTCCTCCATCTGTAAAGGGTCAGCAGAACTTCTCAGAATCCTGGCCCTCTACCGATCAGAGTTCTTCTCCTGGCAGCACTGATGTTCAACATCCACAACACACAAGGACCAGTCGAATGCAGGAGCCTTCCGTGCTGGCAAA ATACATTGAGCGTTTCCGTTACGGAAGGCCACAAAGTCgtggagaaagacagaagttGGCAGCTGATGGAGCAGACGATCAGCCATTTTGGTGGATGTCCTCAAATCCTTCACAGCCATCCAGCTCAACTCCAACTCAAACATCTAAGGAATGCTTTAGAG GATCGTTTGAGTGTAGAAATGACGACACAGGCAGCGTGCAAGACCTGCTCAGACATCAAGCAGACACTTCGCTTTCTCCCAGCAGAGGCCTGCTTGACCTGAGTGCACTT GCCTTATCTGATTCCTCACACTGTGAGCAAGGAGAGCCAGAAGTCCTTCAGCTTCAGGAGAGAGCCAGAAGACTTCTGCAGAGGAG TGAGCACTCACTGAGCAGTGGCTCCAGCGGTGTACCCATCAGCTCTGAAGGCCTGGGCTGCTCTgatttctcctctcctcttagTGTTGATGAGCCGATCCGAAAGCCCACAGTTCCCAGCTTGATAGATACAGCCAACT TGATAACACCCAGAGGCTCACTTCCTTCTGTCACTGCTCCAGGCCCTGTGGGGTCACGGCCTCGGCCCGAGGATGACATCCTGTTTCAGTGGCGCCTGAGGAGGAAGATGGAGCAGGCCAGACAATGGAGTCACACCTCCTCCCATAGTTCAGCTCTTCATCAGCCCTTACTGAGCAGACTGGCAATGcaa ATACAGCCTAGACTCTCTTTTACGTCTACACCCGTGGAGGCGACTGGCAGCGTAAGCACCCCTGCCTCCTGTCCAGTCCCTGAGCCAATGCCATCCTCCTCCACCCAAGTCCACCCTGCATCCAGGATCCACACCAAGGTTGAGTCCATTACTCAGAGCCACTTGGTTTCAGTTCCTccctgtgagagagagaagggcaCTAAACAGCCTCAGACAGCTCATTCCTTCCCTCAGCCCTGTCTCAGAGGACAGGTCTGCTCTTCAGAGAGCTCCGGAGAGCTGTGCAGTGAGAAGCAGTATtcttcatctccatctccatctccacaaCCTGCTGAGATCTCAGAGGGAGATGGCTCTCAGGGAAGAGGGGGCATGCAGAGCAGTGGCAGACTGGACGGGGAACGGGGCAAGGAAAACAAATCAGTGCCATTTACCCGAAAGAAGAAATTAGATAG GCATGTGGGGGACGGAGATGTGGTTGAGAGGAATCGACACAGTGTCAAGGCCAGAGACAGGCACACTAGGGGTCAAGAAAATTTTCACTCTAAAAACAAAGAGAATTCAAGGCACAGGGAGAATCCGAGTTCAACACGAGGCGTTCGTCCACAGGATTCACCATCACCGATACACAACACTCTCGGCCAG GTGGTTTCCGAGGTGTTGTTTCCCGGTGCTGATTCGCCAGTCCAGCCTAGAACCCCACACTCCTCTACCTCTCCCATATACACCGCTCCAGCACCTCCTCATTCCCCTGCACCTCCCCCTCAACACTCATCCCAACCAAGTGAGGTCATAGGTCAGCTGATGCAGGAGGCACAAG ACTCGGATGGGCTGGAATTTGAAGACGATCCCTTGCTCTTAGTTCTTCGGCAGCAGAGAAAGTGGGTGAAAGAGCAGCTCTG TGAGGTTGACATGATGCTGGATAAATTCCATGAAGACTGA
- the hspb6 gene encoding heat shock protein beta-6, translating into MDFDLPPTIPASGIPWERVLPPLLPRLGGTVGSYAWTPAELLIPVKEHTGAAQVVCDQNGFTVQLDVKHFSPEELMVKVTGDYVVVEGKHEQRKDGSGLVTRQFNRRYRIPNEVDAMKLECAVSPEGMLVISAPLMKAENAKSPTHSGPGV; encoded by the exons ATGGATTTCGACCTGCCTCCCACCATACCTGCGAGCGGGATCCCCTGGGAAAGAGTTCTGCCTCCCCTGCTGCCTCGCCTCGGGGGCACTGTGGGATCTTACGCATGGACCCCAGCCGAGCTGCTGATCCCGGTTAAAGAGCACACAGGAGCCGCACAG GTTGTGTGTGACCAAAATGGATTTACTGTACAACTTGATGTGAAACACTTCAGTCCTGAGGAGCTGATGGTCAAAGTCACAGGCGACTATGTCGTGGTAGAGGGAAAACACGAACAGAGAAAG GATGGATCTGGATTAGTGACCCGGCAGTTTAACCGAAGGTACCGCATTCCAAACGAAGTGGACGCCATGAAACTGGAGTGTGCAGTGTCGCCAGAGGGAATGCTTGTTATTTCTGCCCCTTTGATGAAGGCTGAAAATGCCAAATCACCTACACACTCAGGACCAGGAGTGTAA